GGCACGGACGCACGTGTGCTCATCGGATTCGGTCGTGTGCCGGCGAGAACTGGGCCGCTGCAGCATGGTCCGGCAGACGCTGCCGACGCGCAAGTCCCGTTCTTGTCGCTGCGGGAGCTGCATTGGCGCCCCACGCGGCAGTTCTGGCGTTCCTTGGGAGGTTGCGGTGGGGGTGGAGCTCGTGTCTGGAATCCGCCAGATccgagctcgccggcggcggcaacAGTGGTGGGGGCCGCCATGGTGGCAGATGCGCAGCTTGACTTCGCGCTCTTGCAGGTCTCCCCTCGACGGGGAATCCCCCATCGTTGACGCCCCCGAGGTCTTCTCCCCGCTGGCTCCTCCGCGCGCACCGCTCCCACACCCCCTCCTATCACTACCCGTCCCAGTCCCCAATGCCGACTCCACCTCCGGCCACGACCCCAACCCCGACCCGCCTCCGTTGCGGACCCCAGCCTCAACAGCGCCTCCGCACCCGTCCCCGTTAAGCGGGCGGTTGCAGCCGGTGTATGAGTTCCTTATGCCGCTCGCGGCTCGGGTTGCTTCTGCGGCCGGACTGGCTCGACTCCTGCGCTGCGGGGATTCCCGGGTTCGACGGCATCGGTGGTGCGGAGGCGCAGGCCAGGCGGTGCTTCAAGCAGTTCCTCTTCGCCGACATGAACTCCTGCGGGGCCAGGGTGTTGCCGGAGGGCGTCGGGGGGCATACATGCTGAGTTCCTTGATGGCCCCTTCGTGCTTCAGGTTTGACATTGCAGAATCCAATTTGGGAAAATGGTCGCTATACTTTGCCCTGCTGAGCTATTAGCAATTGAGATCCATGCTGTTTCTATGCTCCTATTGTGATTTAACTAATTATTAAATTCATGATAAGATTGTGGATACTTCTGATTGGTGATGAGAATGTCTTGATCGAGAAAATAAGATGTATTTTCCATATTCAACTTCTTGCTATTAAATTGCTTCTCATTGGTGATTAAAATGGTGAATCCACTTTTACATGCTTAAATCAT
This sequence is a window from Miscanthus floridulus cultivar M001 chromosome 10, ASM1932011v1, whole genome shotgun sequence. Protein-coding genes within it:
- the LOC136484930 gene encoding uncharacterized protein is translated as MVRQTLPTRKSRSCRCGSCIGAPRGSSGVPWEVAVGVELVSGIRQIRARRRRQQWWGPPWWQMRSLTSRSCRSPLDGESPIVDAPEVFSPLAPPRAPLPHPLLSLPVPVPNADSTSGHDPNPDPPPLRTPASTAPPHPSPLSGRLQPVYEFLMPLAARVASAAGLARLLRCGDSRVRRHRWCGGAGQAVLQAVPLRRHELLRGQGVAGGRRGAYMLSSLMAPSCFRSGLWVTSLITSSEFDNFNVEGDIETRDTGTTWCQQGLREEFC